The Vibrio navarrensis genome has a segment encoding these proteins:
- a CDS encoding O-acetylhomoserine aminocarboxypropyltransferase/cysteine synthase family protein, with protein MKDETLSIHFGYETDPTTKSVATPIYQTVAYEFDNAQHGADLFNLAVPGNIYTRIMNPTNDVLEKRMAALEGGIAGLVVSAGSAAIHYAILTLAQAGDNIVSTPQLYGGTYTLFAHMLPNMGIEVRFAKDDQPESLAALIDDKTKAVYCESIGNPAGNIIDLEKVAQLAHAQGVPVIVDNTVATPAICKPIEFGADIVVHSLTKYVGGHGTTLGGIIIDSGKFPWAQHKDRFPVFNQPEPSYHGVVYTEAFGPAAFIGRARTVPLRNTGSALSPMNAFMLLQGLETLSLRMERHTENAMKVAQFLSEHDKVSWVSYAGLPSSKHYRLAEKYMKGKPSAILSFGLKDGYEAGVRFYDALKIFKRLVNIGDAKSLACHPASTTHRQLSEAEQKQAGVAPEMIRLSVGIEHIDDILADLEQALNA; from the coding sequence ATGAAAGACGAAACCCTTTCGATTCATTTTGGCTATGAGACCGATCCAACCACCAAATCCGTCGCGACGCCTATCTATCAAACCGTCGCGTATGAGTTTGACAACGCTCAGCATGGCGCAGATCTGTTTAACCTTGCCGTACCCGGCAACATTTACACGCGTATTATGAACCCCACCAATGATGTGTTGGAAAAACGTATGGCGGCATTGGAAGGCGGGATCGCTGGTTTAGTGGTCAGTGCTGGCAGTGCAGCGATTCACTATGCCATTCTGACTTTGGCGCAAGCGGGGGACAATATTGTCTCCACGCCGCAGCTTTATGGTGGTACCTATACCTTGTTCGCGCACATGTTGCCGAACATGGGCATTGAAGTGCGCTTTGCCAAAGACGACCAACCAGAAAGCTTGGCAGCGCTTATCGATGACAAAACCAAAGCCGTCTACTGTGAAAGTATTGGTAACCCGGCTGGCAACATTATTGATCTGGAAAAAGTGGCGCAACTGGCTCACGCGCAGGGGGTACCTGTGATTGTCGACAATACCGTCGCAACGCCAGCGATCTGCAAACCGATAGAGTTTGGTGCTGACATCGTGGTGCATTCGCTGACCAAATACGTCGGCGGTCACGGTACGACGCTTGGCGGCATTATTATTGATTCCGGTAAATTCCCTTGGGCACAGCATAAAGATCGTTTTCCAGTGTTCAATCAACCAGAGCCTTCTTACCACGGCGTGGTTTATACCGAGGCGTTTGGTCCAGCGGCGTTTATTGGCCGCGCTCGCACTGTGCCACTGCGTAATACGGGCTCGGCGCTATCGCCAATGAACGCGTTTATGTTGCTACAAGGACTGGAAACGCTCTCCCTGCGCATGGAGCGCCATACCGAGAATGCAATGAAAGTCGCACAGTTTTTAAGTGAACACGACAAAGTGAGTTGGGTTAGCTACGCGGGGCTGCCAAGCTCCAAACACTACCGATTGGCGGAGAAGTACATGAAAGGCAAACCGTCAGCGATTCTCTCTTTCGGCCTTAAAGACGGTTACGAGGCAGGGGTACGTTTTTATGATGCACTGAAGATTTTCAAGCGCTTAGTAAATATTGGTGATGCGAAATCACTGGCTTGCCATCCTGCCTCGACCACGCATCGCCAGCTAAGTGAAGCTGAGCAAAAACAAGCGGGTGTCGCGCCGGAGATGATCCGTTTGTCGGTGGGTATTGAACATATTGACGACATTCTGGCCGATCTAGAACAAGCGCTAAACGCTTAA
- the mgtE gene encoding magnesium transporter, with protein sequence MGHRSHLQPNQRKVGNVLSASGNKIGGIFMSISIMTQELLALNISQHQAAMQRFVAEHPLADCAEALSILLDEQQLHSQDVRDLLRLLPLDQQAALFGYFSLSWQQAIAEQLAADELAHLSERMAHDERADLLALLEPTLKQQVLQQMDSRERQDIERLASYPSDSIGAVMTTDFAVLDGALTVEEAMHHLRSIATERETIYQAYVVDEQQKLKGTVSLRDMLVAEPSQRIADIMTQVLIFVWVDELQSVAAQAISKYDLLALPVLDLHNRLVGIVTYDDAMDVAEEEADRHVHKAGAVDFSGNLKDATIGLMYRKRVFWLVLLVFGNIFSGAGIAYFEDTIQAYVALVFFLPLLIDSGGNAGSQSATLMVRALATGDVVAKDWAKMLSKELLISALLGVTMAVAVALLGFWRGGAEIALVVAITMQIVVIVGSVVGMLLPFVLSKLRFDPASASAPLITTIADAIGVMIYFSVATMILDFPPMA encoded by the coding sequence ATGGGACACCGCAGCCATCTTCAGCCAAACCAGCGAAAGGTTGGCAACGTCTTATCCGCTTCTGGAAATAAAATAGGGGGAATTTTCATGTCAATTTCTATCATGACTCAAGAACTGTTGGCTCTGAACATCAGCCAGCATCAAGCGGCAATGCAGCGTTTTGTTGCCGAGCATCCATTGGCGGATTGCGCTGAAGCACTCTCTATTTTGCTTGATGAGCAGCAACTCCACAGCCAGGATGTTCGCGATCTGCTGCGTTTACTTCCGCTGGATCAACAGGCCGCTTTGTTTGGCTATTTTTCCCTATCTTGGCAGCAGGCCATCGCCGAGCAGTTGGCTGCTGATGAACTGGCCCATTTGAGTGAGCGTATGGCACACGATGAGCGGGCGGATCTGCTTGCGTTGCTTGAACCTACGCTCAAACAGCAAGTGTTGCAGCAGATGGATAGCCGTGAGAGACAGGATATCGAACGTCTCGCTTCTTATCCATCGGACTCGATTGGCGCGGTGATGACAACCGATTTTGCTGTCTTAGATGGGGCGTTAACTGTAGAAGAAGCGATGCATCACTTGCGCAGCATTGCCACGGAGCGGGAAACCATCTATCAAGCGTACGTGGTGGATGAGCAGCAAAAGCTGAAAGGGACAGTCTCTTTACGCGACATGCTGGTGGCGGAGCCCAGCCAGCGCATCGCTGACATTATGACGCAGGTCTTAATCTTTGTTTGGGTGGATGAACTTCAAAGCGTGGCGGCACAAGCGATCAGCAAGTACGACCTGCTGGCCTTGCCAGTATTGGATTTGCACAACCGTTTGGTTGGGATCGTCACCTACGACGATGCGATGGATGTGGCAGAAGAAGAGGCGGACCGCCACGTTCATAAAGCGGGAGCGGTGGATTTTAGTGGTAATTTGAAAGACGCCACCATCGGTTTGATGTATCGCAAACGGGTGTTTTGGTTGGTCCTTTTGGTATTCGGCAACATTTTTTCTGGCGCTGGAATCGCCTACTTTGAAGACACGATTCAAGCCTACGTGGCGCTAGTGTTCTTTTTACCTTTGTTAATCGACAGCGGCGGCAACGCAGGATCTCAATCGGCAACCTTGATGGTGCGCGCCTTAGCCACCGGAGATGTGGTGGCGAAAGATTGGGCCAAAATGCTCAGCAAAGAGCTGCTTATCTCGGCGTTGCTTGGGGTGACGATGGCGGTGGCGGTTGCTCTGCTCGGTTTTTGGCGCGGCGGTGCGGAAATTGCGTTGGTGGTGGCAATCACCATGCAAATAGTGGTGATTGTGGGATCGGTGGTTGGTATGTTGCTGCCTTTTGTTCTCAGCAAATTACGTTTTGACCCAGCGTCCGCCAGTGCGCCGTTGATTACCACTATCGCCGATGCGATTGGCGTGATGATTTATTTCTCGGTGGCGACCATGATCTTGGATTTTCCGCCAATGGCTTAA
- a CDS encoding AGE family epimerase/isomerase: MGAVIVHASAASLSLPDGEQWLAHAKQGLAPYWMMPSARGEPEGNFPTFRCDDGQLLDVKRVCAELNYGWITPHFGREYTRMKSRQTYAYGVLFHLTGDPEALKLARQGAKYLIEELQDKEHGGFISFTQQGNAGLEWQQRTSQDQAYALVGLAMLYYLTRDAQIESVLIQQQRFIFDKYRLPDGKGLAWVLEDGDEQSAKQRELVAQLDQINGYLLLVAPLLPEPHKSRWLEDLNWLTQVMLSHYYSAEEQRFYGAIHHTSVMMQSAKHNDFGHTIKAYWMTYLSGQKLGNAAWQTLAHKGMQHTLQQAQYAPNWADIEPWVPPALQAQWKGQQVLSWRSRPGNNGISSWEWAELDQAAMTLALLDGNVPEVLYYTLPSFMQIWVDPRFGGVGLNPQSTKAFHWGNAYHQFEHALVGYLFSQQMSKKPVTLYYAMDKAQAEHLAPYYFNADVQQVESLPNAAGLQRIKVQFTSLKP, from the coding sequence ATGGGCGCGGTCATTGTGCATGCTAGTGCCGCGTCCCTTTCGTTACCAGATGGTGAGCAATGGCTGGCGCATGCCAAGCAGGGGTTAGCGCCTTATTGGATGATGCCGAGTGCCCGAGGGGAGCCAGAGGGTAATTTCCCCACCTTTCGTTGCGACGATGGACAGTTGCTGGATGTGAAACGCGTTTGCGCGGAGCTCAATTATGGTTGGATAACCCCGCATTTTGGCCGCGAATATACGCGGATGAAATCGCGGCAAACCTATGCGTACGGGGTGCTTTTTCATCTCACTGGCGATCCTGAGGCGCTCAAGCTCGCGCGTCAGGGGGCGAAGTATTTAATCGAAGAGCTGCAAGATAAGGAGCATGGCGGCTTTATCAGCTTCACTCAGCAGGGTAATGCTGGGCTTGAGTGGCAACAGCGCACTTCGCAAGATCAAGCGTATGCTTTGGTCGGGCTGGCGATGCTCTATTATCTTACTCGCGACGCGCAAATTGAGTCGGTGTTGATCCAGCAGCAGCGCTTTATTTTTGATAAGTATCGTTTACCCGATGGCAAGGGACTCGCTTGGGTGCTGGAAGATGGCGATGAACAAAGTGCCAAGCAACGTGAGCTGGTCGCTCAGCTTGATCAGATCAATGGCTATCTACTGTTGGTTGCTCCGCTACTCCCAGAACCGCATAAAAGCCGCTGGCTAGAGGATCTCAATTGGCTGACACAAGTGATGCTAAGCCACTATTACTCGGCTGAGGAACAGCGTTTCTATGGAGCAATTCATCACACATCGGTGATGATGCAAAGCGCGAAGCACAACGATTTCGGTCATACCATTAAAGCGTATTGGATGACCTATCTGAGTGGGCAAAAACTGGGCAATGCAGCTTGGCAGACGCTCGCGCACAAAGGCATGCAGCATACATTGCAGCAAGCGCAATACGCACCGAATTGGGCGGATATTGAACCTTGGGTCCCACCAGCGTTGCAAGCGCAATGGAAAGGGCAGCAAGTCCTGAGTTGGCGCAGCCGTCCGGGCAATAATGGGATTTCTTCCTGGGAATGGGCCGAATTGGACCAAGCGGCGATGACGCTGGCGTTACTCGATGGCAACGTCCCCGAGGTACTGTATTACACCTTACCAAGTTTTATGCAGATTTGGGTTGATCCTCGTTTTGGCGGCGTGGGCCTCAACCCGCAATCCACCAAGGCTTTTCACTGGGGCAATGCCTATCATCAATTTGAACATGCATTGGTTGGATACCTTTTTAGCCAGCAGATGAGCAAAAAGCCGGTTACGCTCTACTATGCGATGGACAAGGCGCAAGCAGAGCACCTCGCGCCTTATTATTTCAACGCGGATGTCCAACAGGTTGAAAGCCTACCCAATGCGGCAGGGCTGCAACGCATTAAAGTGCAGTTTACGTCGTTAAAACCATGA
- a CDS encoding DUF2846 domain-containing protein yields MKSKLILCSAVLAVLSGCASVPTADKEATNQAKQFAAPTEGKAGVYVYRIDTPIGAALKKDVRIDGECIGETAAGVFFYHEVDGNKDHIVSTESEFSPNELSLYTEQGRLYFVQQYIKMGAFVGGADVVVVDESLGKKEVLKTDMAIKGNCSSK; encoded by the coding sequence ATGAAAAGTAAACTAATTCTATGTTCGGCTGTACTAGCAGTACTCTCTGGTTGTGCCTCGGTTCCAACTGCCGATAAGGAAGCAACTAATCAAGCGAAGCAGTTTGCTGCTCCAACAGAAGGTAAAGCGGGCGTGTATGTTTACCGCATCGACACACCAATTGGTGCGGCACTGAAAAAGGATGTGCGCATCGATGGCGAATGTATTGGTGAAACTGCTGCGGGCGTATTCTTCTACCATGAAGTAGACGGTAATAAAGATCACATCGTGAGCACGGAGTCAGAGTTCTCACCGAATGAGCTTTCTCTGTATACGGAACAAGGTCGTCTTTACTTTGTTCAGCAGTACATCAAGATGGGTGCATTTGTTGGCGGTGCGGACGTTGTGGTGGTCGATGAATCATTAGGCAAAAAAGAAGTACTGAAAACCGACATGGCGATTAAGGGTAACTGCTCTAGCAAGTAA
- a CDS encoding adenosine deaminase has translation MKQFIEQLPKVELHLHIEGTLEPELMFELATRNQIAIPYASPNEVREAYQFSNLQSFLDIYYQGANVLIHEQDFFDLTWAYLLRCQQNNVLHSEIFFDPQTHTARGIAFETVVNGIHRALTQAKHELGISSQLIMCFLRHLSEEDALATLEQALPFKDKIVAVGLDSSEQGNPPEKFARVFAKAHEAGFLAVAHAGEEGPALNVKNAMELLKVQRVDHGVRCVEDAALVETLIQSRMPLTVCPLSNLKLKVVESMEQHNVVELLRQGLCVTLNSDDPAYFGGYMSDNFLAVANAHPVTKQELAQFSLNAIEASFISLEEKQRLTERVTNFVSQA, from the coding sequence ATGAAACAATTTATTGAGCAACTGCCGAAAGTCGAACTGCATCTGCACATTGAAGGTACCCTCGAACCCGAACTGATGTTTGAGCTGGCCACGCGTAACCAGATTGCCATTCCTTATGCATCGCCAAATGAAGTGCGCGAGGCGTACCAGTTTTCTAACTTGCAGTCTTTTCTCGATATCTATTATCAAGGCGCCAATGTTCTGATTCACGAACAAGATTTCTTCGATTTAACTTGGGCTTATCTGCTGCGTTGCCAGCAAAATAATGTCCTGCATAGCGAAATCTTCTTCGACCCGCAAACCCACACCGCGCGTGGTATTGCCTTTGAAACAGTGGTCAATGGTATTCATCGCGCCCTTACTCAAGCCAAGCACGAGTTAGGCATTTCCAGCCAATTGATTATGTGTTTTCTGCGCCATTTGAGCGAAGAGGACGCCCTAGCGACGTTAGAACAGGCTCTGCCCTTCAAGGATAAAATCGTCGCGGTCGGTTTAGACTCTTCAGAGCAAGGCAATCCGCCCGAAAAGTTTGCGCGGGTATTTGCCAAAGCCCATGAAGCTGGTTTTTTAGCCGTTGCTCATGCTGGTGAGGAAGGCCCGGCACTGAATGTAAAAAACGCGATGGAATTGCTCAAAGTACAACGGGTTGACCATGGCGTGCGCTGTGTTGAGGATGCTGCGTTAGTGGAAACACTTATCCAAAGTCGAATGCCGTTAACCGTCTGTCCGCTATCGAATCTGAAATTGAAAGTGGTAGAGAGCATGGAACAGCACAATGTGGTCGAGTTACTGCGTCAAGGTTTGTGCGTTACCCTCAACTCGGATGATCCTGCCTATTTCGGCGGCTACATGAGCGATAATTTTCTGGCCGTCGCCAACGCTCATCCCGTGACTAAACAAGAGCTGGCCCAGTTTAGCCTCAATGCGATTGAAGCCAGCTTTATCAGCCTTGAAGAGAAACAGCGACTCACCGAGAGGGTAACCAATTTTGTCAGTCAGGCGTAA
- the folD gene encoding bifunctional methylenetetrahydrofolate dehydrogenase/methenyltetrahydrofolate cyclohydrolase FolD, with translation MTAQNIDGTLISQTVRSEVAARVKARVEAGLRAPGLAVVLVGEDPASQVYVGSKRRACEEVGFVSKSFDLPASTSEKALLELIDELNNDAQIDGILVQLPLPAGIDTTQVLERILPEKDVDGFHPYNVGRLAQRIPKLRSCTPKGIMTLIERYNIPTHGKHAVIVGASNIVGRPMTLELLLAGCTTTTCHRFTKDLEGHVRQADLLVVAVGKPNFIPGEWIKEGAVVIDVGINRLESGKLVGDIDYNKAREKASFITPVPGGVGPMTVASLIENTMLACEQYHTK, from the coding sequence ATGACTGCTCAAAATATTGATGGAACTCTTATATCTCAAACTGTTCGATCGGAAGTGGCCGCGCGGGTGAAAGCGCGTGTTGAGGCAGGTTTACGCGCTCCCGGGCTGGCTGTGGTACTGGTCGGCGAGGATCCGGCGTCTCAAGTTTATGTCGGTAGTAAGCGCCGTGCGTGTGAAGAAGTCGGTTTTGTTTCCAAGTCTTTTGATCTTCCGGCTTCAACTTCTGAAAAAGCATTGTTGGAGCTGATTGACGAGCTCAATAACGATGCGCAGATTGATGGCATTCTGGTTCAGTTGCCTTTGCCTGCCGGCATTGACACGACGCAGGTTTTAGAGCGCATCCTCCCAGAAAAAGATGTCGATGGTTTCCACCCTTATAATGTAGGTCGCTTGGCGCAGCGCATTCCAAAACTGCGCTCTTGTACGCCCAAAGGCATTATGACCTTGATTGAACGCTACAACATTCCCACTCATGGCAAGCATGCCGTGATCGTCGGCGCGTCGAACATCGTTGGCCGTCCAATGACCCTTGAGCTGCTATTAGCTGGCTGCACCACCACCACATGTCACCGCTTTACGAAAGATCTGGAAGGTCATGTACGCCAAGCGGATCTGCTGGTAGTTGCGGTCGGTAAACCCAACTTCATCCCTGGCGAATGGATCAAAGAAGGCGCCGTGGTCATTGATGTCGGTATCAACCGCCTAGAATCAGGCAAGCTGGTTGGCGATATCGACTACAATAAAGCGCGCGAAAAAGCCAGTTTCATCACGCCAGTGCCGGGTGGAGTCGGCCCAATGACGGTAGCAAGCCTGATTGAGAACACCATGCTGGC
- a CDS encoding D-hexose-6-phosphate mutarotase: MELKNLPALTVLSDCVTIVEVDQVKIVRVMHEKASAGIALHGGHVVSFAPQGQKELIWMSDKAIFDGKAALRGGIPVCWPWFGRIAAPAHGFARSTEWQLLEHRENESGVIVELGLFASEETHQIWPYLFDARLIVEVGDRLNVTLKVSNIDDKPWTFSGALHTYLNVGEISQTETSGMGAEYIDSLLQGQVCQGENVLKLSDTIDRVYTQPEAQILVNDPLFERTLCVENQGHNSAVLWNPWAEGAKGMADMSDNGYQTMLCVESTLHAASIDQGKTLQPGETHQLSTTISSL, encoded by the coding sequence ATGGAACTCAAAAACCTTCCTGCTCTTACGGTGCTATCCGATTGCGTGACCATCGTCGAAGTCGATCAAGTGAAAATTGTCCGTGTCATGCACGAAAAAGCGAGCGCAGGCATTGCTTTACATGGCGGCCACGTGGTCTCTTTTGCGCCTCAAGGCCAAAAAGAGTTGATTTGGATGAGTGACAAGGCGATCTTTGACGGCAAAGCGGCGCTACGCGGTGGGATCCCGGTGTGTTGGCCTTGGTTTGGCCGCATTGCCGCGCCAGCACACGGTTTTGCCCGATCAACTGAGTGGCAGTTGCTGGAACATCGCGAAAACGAAAGCGGTGTGATTGTCGAATTAGGTTTATTTGCCAGCGAAGAGACCCACCAGATTTGGCCCTATCTGTTTGATGCTCGTTTGATCGTAGAGGTGGGCGACCGGCTTAACGTGACGCTGAAAGTGTCTAACATTGATGACAAACCTTGGACGTTTTCTGGCGCACTGCATACCTATCTAAACGTGGGTGAGATTAGCCAAACGGAAACATCCGGCATGGGCGCAGAGTACATAGACAGCTTATTGCAAGGCCAGGTTTGCCAAGGTGAAAATGTCCTGAAACTGAGCGACACCATCGATCGCGTTTACACTCAGCCTGAAGCGCAAATCCTCGTCAACGATCCTCTCTTTGAGCGTACCTTGTGTGTTGAGAACCAAGGCCACAACTCAGCCGTACTGTGGAACCCGTGGGCTGAAGGAGCCAAAGGCATGGCCGATATGTCAGATAACGGCTATCAAACCATGTTGTGTGTCGAATCGACGCTGCACGCAGCGAGTATTGATCAAGGTAAAACGCTGCAACCGGGTGAAACTCACCAACTCAGCACGACAATTTCCTCTCTATAA
- a CDS encoding endonuclease/exonuclease/phosphatase family protein, producing the protein MKTLLTPLALLIGTALLTGCDEETKYVDVQPTTVKIATYNLSFDRATFADLVNEMQIPPSKQTQLVTAYLDGSIADNEKTTAEKVIQIRNVAAIIQKNRPDVLMMAEYNNDGTGEDKSALIGFQNNYLSVAQSLQGAGGSAELEPIEYPFAHSYATNTGLLSEFDLDNNGNAGQMPGDAWGFGLYHGQYAFALMSKFEIDNANTRTFQTFKWKDMQGAQVPTITICDGSQTIPAGMKCGDNWYSDDEWQQVRLSSKNHVDAPIIIPTAHGNQVVHLLLSHPTPPVFDPGKNKAQNAAEVAFWHDYVQNKAYFYDDAGKNGGLKTGSHFVIMGDLNLDPVSGDGISQVMKDLHADPLLNQKVMNGELYPTSFGAAEHAVDKAVNHPYPNRISSTFGLGVDYAMPSATLNIVDSGIYWPASYEAGRALFNDARIGKYGNGKDVSSDHRMIWIQAQF; encoded by the coding sequence ATGAAAACTCTACTTACCCCCCTTGCCCTACTCATCGGTACCGCGTTACTGACTGGTTGTGATGAAGAAACAAAATACGTCGACGTACAACCGACCACGGTCAAAATTGCTACGTACAATCTCTCCTTCGATCGAGCCACCTTTGCCGATCTGGTCAATGAGATGCAAATTCCACCAAGCAAACAAACCCAATTGGTCACGGCGTATCTCGACGGCAGTATTGCTGACAACGAGAAAACCACCGCAGAAAAAGTCATCCAGATCCGTAATGTGGCGGCAATCATCCAGAAAAATCGCCCCGATGTGCTGATGATGGCAGAGTACAATAACGACGGTACAGGCGAAGATAAATCGGCGCTGATTGGATTTCAAAACAACTACTTGTCGGTAGCGCAGAGTTTACAAGGCGCTGGCGGCAGTGCAGAGCTGGAACCCATTGAGTATCCTTTTGCGCACTCTTACGCTACGAATACTGGTCTTCTGAGCGAATTTGACTTGGATAACAACGGCAATGCGGGTCAAATGCCGGGCGATGCGTGGGGATTTGGTTTGTATCACGGCCAATACGCGTTTGCTTTGATGTCTAAATTTGAAATAGATAATGCCAACACACGAACCTTCCAAACCTTTAAATGGAAAGATATGCAAGGCGCGCAAGTTCCTACCATCACCATTTGCGACGGCTCTCAAACTATCCCTGCGGGTATGAAGTGCGGTGATAATTGGTACAGCGATGATGAGTGGCAACAGGTACGTTTGTCGTCGAAAAACCACGTCGACGCACCAATCATTATTCCAACTGCCCACGGCAATCAAGTCGTGCACCTGCTGCTCTCTCACCCAACACCTCCGGTGTTTGACCCGGGCAAGAACAAAGCGCAGAACGCGGCTGAAGTCGCATTTTGGCATGACTATGTGCAAAACAAAGCCTACTTCTACGACGATGCTGGTAAGAATGGCGGCCTGAAAACTGGCTCACATTTTGTCATCATGGGCGATCTCAACCTCGATCCAGTCTCGGGTGACGGCATCAGTCAGGTGATGAAAGATCTGCACGCTGATCCATTGCTGAATCAAAAAGTAATGAATGGTGAGTTGTACCCAACCAGCTTCGGTGCCGCAGAGCATGCGGTCGATAAAGCGGTAAACCACCCATATCCGAATCGCATTTCGTCAACCTTTGGCCTTGGCGTCGATTACGCTATGCCGTCGGCAACCTTGAACATTGTTGATTCTGGTATCTACTGGCCTGCTTCCTATGAAGCGGGTCGCGCCTTATTTAATGACGCTCGTATCGGCAAATACGGTAACGGAAAAGACGTCTCTTCTGACCATCGGATGATCTGGATTCAGGCGCAGTTCTAA
- the gap gene encoding type I glyceraldehyde-3-phosphate dehydrogenase: MTIKVGINGFGRIGRFVFRAAQERADIEVVGINDLIDVDYMAYMLKYDSTHGRFNGTVEVEGGNLIVNGKTVRVTAERNPEDLKWDAIGVDVVAEATGLFLDDATARKHITAGAKKVVLTGPSKDKTPMFVMGVNHTSYAGQDIVSNASCTTNCLAPIAKVLNDKFGIESGLMTTVHATTATQKTVDGPSAKDWRGGRGASQNIIPSSTGAAKAVGVVLPELNGKLTGMAFRVPTANVSVVDLTVNLKNGASYEAICAAMKEASEGELKGVLGYTEDAVVSQDFIGEVQTSVFDAKAGIALTDNFVKVVSWYDNEIGYSNKVLDLIAHISK; this comes from the coding sequence ATGACTATCAAAGTAGGTATTAACGGTTTTGGCCGTATCGGTCGTTTCGTTTTCCGTGCAGCGCAAGAGCGTGCTGACATCGAAGTTGTAGGTATCAATGACCTTATCGACGTAGATTACATGGCATACATGCTGAAGTATGACTCAACTCACGGCCGTTTCAATGGTACTGTTGAAGTTGAAGGCGGTAACCTAATCGTTAACGGTAAAACTGTACGTGTAACTGCTGAGCGTAACCCAGAAGACCTTAAGTGGGATGCAATCGGTGTTGACGTAGTAGCTGAAGCAACTGGTCTATTCCTAGACGACGCAACAGCTCGTAAACACATCACAGCTGGTGCTAAGAAAGTTGTTCTAACTGGTCCTTCTAAAGACAAGACTCCAATGTTCGTAATGGGTGTTAACCACACTTCTTACGCTGGTCAAGACATCGTTTCTAACGCTTCTTGTACGACTAACTGTCTAGCTCCTATCGCTAAAGTTCTTAACGACAAGTTCGGTATCGAGTCTGGTCTGATGACAACAGTTCACGCAACTACAGCAACTCAAAAAACTGTAGACGGTCCTTCTGCGAAAGACTGGCGCGGTGGCCGTGGTGCTTCTCAGAACATCATCCCATCTTCAACTGGCGCAGCTAAAGCAGTAGGCGTTGTTCTTCCAGAACTAAACGGCAAACTAACTGGTATGGCTTTCCGCGTACCAACTGCTAACGTTTCTGTTGTTGACCTAACTGTTAACCTTAAAAACGGTGCATCTTACGAAGCTATCTGTGCAGCAATGAAAGAAGCTTCTGAAGGCGAACTAAAAGGCGTTCTAGGTTACACTGAAGATGCAGTCGTTTCTCAAGACTTCATCGGTGAAGTTCAAACTTCTGTATTCGATGCTAAAGCGGGTATCGCTCTAACTGATAACTTCGTTAAAGTTGTATCTTGGTACGACAACGAAATCGGTTACTCAAACAAAGTTCTAGACCTAATTGCTCACATCTCTAAGTAA